From one Mytilus trossulus isolate FHL-02 chromosome 10, PNRI_Mtr1.1.1.hap1, whole genome shotgun sequence genomic stretch:
- the LOC134687202 gene encoding uncharacterized protein LOC134687202 isoform X2 — translation MTKRFNSRRVGNTTIKTLEKQPIKFAAAICPLNLEEQKERFLKFGKLPKFVLKGSEDEIENLFNKARNQIRFDLFGEAEYILKTVKEKYGDGDNYLAAQFGDKITKEEATQILEQYLRENNLDGAMSIVWCADLASSARMMWIGPHCKHNRPEARNYSFWIKNSTDNNFLREQGIRCLADHEIGTHFLRSSNEGVQPWYSDRKRFHLRDQNTLEGLASEEGLAAIHSVFNANVKYLWLPALQYYTACKAAEMTFKQLYDHLTIYVKSPEHRWRLCMRVKRGLLDPNDLGGYGKDQCYFEGAVEILRSLDMIDFNVMMSGKICVDEVQRCKRIARLDCLKLPAFMKNENRYKKHLKAIAHLNGLDLHHQKKNAPAAYIRRLKQGRRIGTDKVRHIRRRRFKGVKTGSPTGSLSTDSAGSEYEDYCYGSSDSREGGSQVDYTPVEKISQQPNTKDPRVDSGFVSHCSNPNDKADTISLKSFDSSSVKSFKSLKSEISVNSEISGKSKRSSDLSNISLRSQKSETKSSTSVASQKTFTSNSSVKLKSPVNKVIKNDLENISQKSTAQVSSNLSNNNNAWTTPRRKDMLPPLLDLTEEQKSWMSTTNGTLHLSKQPLPSAFNHNVCTTIISGEDSGEHSSNEKGDKRSRSARTMDDGDLSDIIKHKSEKSEVMLQKVLNDSHGVDFSSLTNSGVIRTKSLSANQNSVFHSPPEDSSQNGQNVMEYGPEKFIYPDLTTYFDSDFKTFESPFFQLTQNKSKENTNLLAKRRTKSACSRRTNNLP, via the exons ATGACAAAGAGATTCAATTCACGTCGTGTTGGAAACACAACAAtcaaaacattagaaaaacaaccaatcaaatttgCTGCCGCCATATGTCCTCTTAATTTAGAAGAGCAAAAAGAGAGGTTCTTGAAGTTTGGGAAACtaccaaaatttgttttaaaaggttCAGAAGACGAGATcgaaaatttattcaacaaagCTCGTAATCAGATACGATTTGACCTTTTTGGTGAAGCTGAGTACATTTTGAAAACTGTTAAAGAGAAATATGGTGATGGTGATAATTACCTTGCAGCACAGTTTGGTGATAAGATTACCAAAGAGGAGGCAACTCAAATACTGGAACAATATCTTAGGGAGAACAATCTAGATGGTGCTATGAGTATTGTTTGGTGTGCTGATTTAGCTTCAAG TGCTCGTATGATGTGGATTGGACCCCATTGTAAACACAATAGACCAGAGGCCCGAAACTACTCATTCTGGATTAAGAATTCCACAGACAACAACTTTTTAAGGGAACAGGGTATACGATGTCTAGCAGACCATGAAATAGGAACACATTTT TTACGGTCTAGCAATGAAGGTGTTCAACCATGGTATTCTGATAGGAAAAGATTCCACCTCAGGGACCAAAACACCTTAGAAGGATTGGCATCTGAAGAAGGCCTTGCTGCCATTCATTCAGTATTTAATGCTAATGTTAAGTACTTATGGTTACCAGCTCTCCAATATT ACACAGCTTGTAAAGCAGCAGAGATGACATTTAAACAATTGTATGATCACCTGACCATTTATGTCAAAAGTCCTGAACATCGCTGGAGACTTTGTATGAGAGTCAAACGGGGACTCCTAGATCCTAATGACTTAGGAGGCTATGGAAAAGATCAGTGCTATTTTGAAG GAGCTGTTGAAATTCTGAGAAGTTTGGACATGATAGATTTTAACGTAATGATGAGTGGAAAAATTTGTGTTGATGAAGTTCAAAGATGCAAACGCATAGCTCGCTTAGACTGTCTAAAATTACCAGCATTCATGAAAAACGAAAATCGttacaaaaaacatttgaaagccaTTGCCCATTTAAATGGGCTTGATTTACAccatcagaaaaaaaatgcgCCAGCAGCCTACATTAGGCGCCTTAAACAAGGAAGAAGAATAGGTACTGATAAGGTGAGACACATTCGTAGAAGACGTTTTAAAGGGGTCAAAACAGGTAGTCCCACAGGTAGTCTGTCCACGGATTCTGCCGGTAGTGAATATGAGGACTATTGTTATGGCAGTAGTGATTCAAGGGAAGGGGGAAGTCAAGTTGATTACACGCCCGTAGAAAAAATAAGCCAGCAACCCAACACAAAAGACCCAAGGGTTGATAGTGGTTTTGTATCTCATTGTAGTAACCCTAATGATAAAGCTGATAccatttctttaaaatcttttgattCTTCGTCGGTCAAatcatttaaatctttaaaatcagaaatatctgtaaattcagaaatttcaGGGAAATCAAAAAGGTCATCAGACTTGTCAAACATCTCTTTGAGATCTCAAAAGTCTGAAACTAAGTCTAGTACCTCAGTGGCCTCTCAGAAGACATTTACCTCAAATTCGTCAGTTAAATTAAAGTCACCTGTGAACAAGGTCATAAAGAATgatctagaaaatatttcacaaaaatctACTGCACAGGTGTCTAGTAATTtgtcaaataataataatgcatGGACTACACCACGAAGAAAAGACATGCTGCCACCTCTCTTGGACCTCACAGAAGAACAAAAATCTTGGATGTCCACAACAAACGGAACATTACATCTCAGCAAACAACCATTACCTTCAGCTTTCAATCATAACGTGTGTACAACTATTATATCTGGTGAAGATTCAGGAGAACATTCATCCAATGAGAAAGGAGataaaaggtcaaggtcagctAGAACAATGGATGATGGTGATTTGAGTGATATCATCAAACATAAGAGTGAAAAGTCTGAGGTAATGCTTCAAAAAGTGCTAAATGACAGTCATGGTGTGGACTTTTCTTCATTAACAAACTCTGGTGTGATTAGGACTAAATCtttgtcagccaatcagaactCTGTATTTCATTCTCCTCCTGAAGATTCTTCTCAAAATGGACAAAATGTTATGGAATATGGACcagaaaaatttatatatccaGATCTGACTACTTATTTTGATTcagattttaaaacttttgaaagtCCATTTTTTCAATTAACCCAGAATAAgtcaaaagaaaatacaaacttGCTTGCTAAAAGAAGAACGAAATCTGCATGTAGCAGACGCACAAACAATTTACCATAG
- the LOC134687202 gene encoding uncharacterized protein LOC134687202 isoform X1 — protein sequence MTKRFNSRRVGNTTIKTLEKQPIKFAAAICPLNLEEQKERFLKFGKLPKFVLKGSEDEIENLFNKARNQIRFDLFGEAEYILKTVKEKYGDGDNYLAAQFGDKITKEEATQILEQYLRENNLDGAMSIVWCADLASSARMMWIGPHCKHNRPEARNYSFWIKNSTDNNFLREQGIRCLADHEIGTHFFRSFNDGLQPWYSDRKRFDLRGRNCLEELRAEEGLAAINTILNAKTRFLWGPSLLYYTACKAAEMTFKQLYDHLTIYVKSPEHRWRLCMRVKRGLLDPNDLGGYGKDQCYFEGAVEILRSLDMIDFNVMMSGKICVDEVQRCKRIARLDCLKLPAFMKNENRYKKHLKAIAHLNGLDLHHQKKNAPAAYIRRLKQGRRIGTDKVRHIRRRRFKGVKTGSPTGSLSTDSAGSEYEDYCYGSSDSREGGSQVDYTPVEKISQQPNTKDPRVDSGFVSHCSNPNDKADTISLKSFDSSSVKSFKSLKSEISVNSEISGKSKRSSDLSNISLRSQKSETKSSTSVASQKTFTSNSSVKLKSPVNKVIKNDLENISQKSTAQVSSNLSNNNNAWTTPRRKDMLPPLLDLTEEQKSWMSTTNGTLHLSKQPLPSAFNHNVCTTIISGEDSGEHSSNEKGDKRSRSARTMDDGDLSDIIKHKSEKSEVMLQKVLNDSHGVDFSSLTNSGVIRTKSLSANQNSVFHSPPEDSSQNGQNVMEYGPEKFIYPDLTTYFDSDFKTFESPFFQLTQNKSKENTNLLAKRRTKSACSRRTNNLP from the exons ATGACAAAGAGATTCAATTCACGTCGTGTTGGAAACACAACAAtcaaaacattagaaaaacaaccaatcaaatttgCTGCCGCCATATGTCCTCTTAATTTAGAAGAGCAAAAAGAGAGGTTCTTGAAGTTTGGGAAACtaccaaaatttgttttaaaaggttCAGAAGACGAGATcgaaaatttattcaacaaagCTCGTAATCAGATACGATTTGACCTTTTTGGTGAAGCTGAGTACATTTTGAAAACTGTTAAAGAGAAATATGGTGATGGTGATAATTACCTTGCAGCACAGTTTGGTGATAAGATTACCAAAGAGGAGGCAACTCAAATACTGGAACAATATCTTAGGGAGAACAATCTAGATGGTGCTATGAGTATTGTTTGGTGTGCTGATTTAGCTTCAAG TGCTCGTATGATGTGGATTGGACCCCATTGTAAACACAATAGACCAGAGGCCCGAAACTACTCATTCTGGATTAAGAATTCCACAGACAACAACTTTTTAAGGGAACAGGGTATACGATGTCTAGCAGACCATGAAATAGGAACACATTTT TTTCGATCATTTAATGATGGCCTACAACCTTGGTATAGTGACCGGAAAAGATTTGATCTCCGAGGAAGAAATTGTTTAGAAGAATTACGAGCAGAAGAAGGCCTTGCTGCAATAAACACTATATTAAATGCAAAAACCAGGTTCCTTTGGGGTCCGTCTCTTTTATACT ACACAGCTTGTAAAGCAGCAGAGATGACATTTAAACAATTGTATGATCACCTGACCATTTATGTCAAAAGTCCTGAACATCGCTGGAGACTTTGTATGAGAGTCAAACGGGGACTCCTAGATCCTAATGACTTAGGAGGCTATGGAAAAGATCAGTGCTATTTTGAAG GAGCTGTTGAAATTCTGAGAAGTTTGGACATGATAGATTTTAACGTAATGATGAGTGGAAAAATTTGTGTTGATGAAGTTCAAAGATGCAAACGCATAGCTCGCTTAGACTGTCTAAAATTACCAGCATTCATGAAAAACGAAAATCGttacaaaaaacatttgaaagccaTTGCCCATTTAAATGGGCTTGATTTACAccatcagaaaaaaaatgcgCCAGCAGCCTACATTAGGCGCCTTAAACAAGGAAGAAGAATAGGTACTGATAAGGTGAGACACATTCGTAGAAGACGTTTTAAAGGGGTCAAAACAGGTAGTCCCACAGGTAGTCTGTCCACGGATTCTGCCGGTAGTGAATATGAGGACTATTGTTATGGCAGTAGTGATTCAAGGGAAGGGGGAAGTCAAGTTGATTACACGCCCGTAGAAAAAATAAGCCAGCAACCCAACACAAAAGACCCAAGGGTTGATAGTGGTTTTGTATCTCATTGTAGTAACCCTAATGATAAAGCTGATAccatttctttaaaatcttttgattCTTCGTCGGTCAAatcatttaaatctttaaaatcagaaatatctgtaaattcagaaatttcaGGGAAATCAAAAAGGTCATCAGACTTGTCAAACATCTCTTTGAGATCTCAAAAGTCTGAAACTAAGTCTAGTACCTCAGTGGCCTCTCAGAAGACATTTACCTCAAATTCGTCAGTTAAATTAAAGTCACCTGTGAACAAGGTCATAAAGAATgatctagaaaatatttcacaaaaatctACTGCACAGGTGTCTAGTAATTtgtcaaataataataatgcatGGACTACACCACGAAGAAAAGACATGCTGCCACCTCTCTTGGACCTCACAGAAGAACAAAAATCTTGGATGTCCACAACAAACGGAACATTACATCTCAGCAAACAACCATTACCTTCAGCTTTCAATCATAACGTGTGTACAACTATTATATCTGGTGAAGATTCAGGAGAACATTCATCCAATGAGAAAGGAGataaaaggtcaaggtcagctAGAACAATGGATGATGGTGATTTGAGTGATATCATCAAACATAAGAGTGAAAAGTCTGAGGTAATGCTTCAAAAAGTGCTAAATGACAGTCATGGTGTGGACTTTTCTTCATTAACAAACTCTGGTGTGATTAGGACTAAATCtttgtcagccaatcagaactCTGTATTTCATTCTCCTCCTGAAGATTCTTCTCAAAATGGACAAAATGTTATGGAATATGGACcagaaaaatttatatatccaGATCTGACTACTTATTTTGATTcagattttaaaacttttgaaagtCCATTTTTTCAATTAACCCAGAATAAgtcaaaagaaaatacaaacttGCTTGCTAAAAGAAGAACGAAATCTGCATGTAGCAGACGCACAAACAATTTACCATAG